The following proteins come from a genomic window of Miscanthus floridulus cultivar M001 chromosome 2, ASM1932011v1, whole genome shotgun sequence:
- the LOC136525802 gene encoding protein NETWORKED 1D-like — MATLVRHDSRQYSWLWVSHISPKNSKWLQENISDMDTKVKAMIKLINEDADSFARRAEMYYKKRPELMKLVEEFYRAYRALAERYDQATGALRQAHRTISEAFPNQMPSMSDESPSAFSQEMEPHTPDMSTFTRAAFDSDDLQKDGVGVSPQHFTSKRNGTHPEETSAFSSRKGLKLFNDLSSSGENAPRAGFDGKVRKGLTFESPEVKGKDDISNEMANLQQEVARLLAESQNLKQQMLSESERANKAENEMQMLMATVLQLNADKDTSLMQYNQSSERISTLESELSKAQADLEKLTDEMAADVQKLINAETLNIAIQSEAEGLDQKMKMQQQELEQKLKELESFRLSFQEEHEKRMQAESALLSQGKELAQSHEEVQRMAIEIKTVNEKLNELKQTKEVLEDTVCELKKDVEHLAEQNQSSEVLIQKLGDEKNTLKDSKNELQSEIQSLKSIISQLNTEKNAAVLQHQQSVEQVSVLESQLSKLQSELDEAEQKIQLLTQDLEKKKEEADNVHFKLQDECHRRMQIEATLLMTEGLHSQLQEEMRTLTQDFDGSKKKLSELENNKLDLESTLKELKNNILGLNSEKDAALLQQQQSLEKVSDLELELSKMQLEMEKSEQKILLLEQEITRKNESVDSLEISLKDECEKRLQAQTSFVSLENMYSQSQEDVSRLQIEIEKQNGKLYELENLSSELNNTILLINTEKDATLHENQQSSVRISDLESELVALKTELENVEGKVKMIEQELIYKKQEADNLQISLQDETKKRLEGEASLLMMTNLHSESQNEVRELALELEKLNGNLRQVENSKVDLENIVTKHTEEIHILREQNLSTELMIKDLHLELDALKDLNVKLQAEMGLHIGEKEALQREFTSQREEKENLEEIHHTLVDEMDTLKTTATMNQKLIEELQITNSKLKEVCARSEVEKALLSEKLQEVEKLSEDYSLLENSLSDANAEMDALREKIKVLEASESSLKDIISCHVSEKAVLVSEIEILGKRLSDASEKNSILDISLSDMKMDLEDLRTKLKDSEESCQALLANNSALSGEMDALREKIKALGASESSLNDIISCHVSEKAVLVSEIEILGKRLSDASEKSSILDISLSDMKMDLEDLRTKLKDSEESCQALLANNSALSGEMDALREKIKALGASESSLNDIISCHVSEKAVLVSEIEILGKRLSDASEKNSILDISLSDMKMDLEDLRTKLKDSEESCQALLANNSALSGEVDALRENIKALQASESSLMEAISCHVSEKTVLASELEILGKSLSEVSEKNSILDVSLSDMKTELDELRTNLKDSEESCQTHLTNNSALSAEKNHLFSQLESITLAMKALEGMHANLELKHSSVSREKDIAYDQVRELQDQLRIKNEEFEVSAKSHQLQANSYEKQISSLQEKNHYMEEVLQQEQQKNISASISTVILENCLVDEQDKKVALFTECQKYAVENHSVNMLVSELMDEARNHGEERKTLLTHNEKLREGISKQMKVLNICKDLGPADLAEDEVLLQTVSDETINILKLKDETEDVNRLMDTELSVLSVVLLQVGMELRDLHLRKCALEKEVESGEAESLSLQNKNQQMLEQNEQLRNGLQESSEREKVLKTEVFLIQEKLSCLRESYQTSQDEISNLTEKNESLCKEYQSLSEKYNSLEDENDTVLEECMMLENLCLFFRGHNNEIASALASLTDEMALLSLAKDDLDLQVNELSRRSVVLESENSHLKEYIIYLVEILRTRLVLSEFDLGINQCVCQELVVELENCMTQLVQKDDELMEAEEKVQLLQEKNRELCGVAGSLQVAIKGAKVVKGELEKKITRLIEQCSSKDDEILLLHQNNEALQSEVEHCEREFVVLMDDAITSSVNSVVYEEKVFKLLMNGKATENRAISLKELLMKEISSRDAHIEEVQKQLSGIQEEHEELKAELNTHLALIASLTDHVSVLEEDARSLSKPCSTEGKEETAWVHHVQEGNDGLESDCLPKGTPKLQGLIARIEALQVVVLNAKDRQDQESAESAAKLAAASTQIQELKARGSSRMEAKEIYSDHEKQDVEVSKGKQAQIMKDIELDQISTCPPYGAGGAALYPLGTGANAELDDDMLQLWEAAERSCKNETAKSSSSEHDIQAVENLKSEYPSSELVRGRDLGINKLELSKGAVEPHEAWSKNVLERLTSDAQRLLSIQASIEELKQKMEGTSKGKSPMNSEYSSVSTQLHETQGFVLEQINFNNKLTRKAENYPALSDNMNTEREGYSSRRKISEQVQKGSENVARLELEVQKIQYVLLKLEEEHEYRRLKVSDKRTRVLLRDYLYGRKDRGGQKKKKKRVPFCGCVRPKSRTEP, encoded by the exons ATGGCGACTTTGGTTCGTCATGATTCAAGGCAGTACTCTTGGTTGTGGGTTAGCCATATCAGCCCCAAGAACTCGAAATGGCTCCAGGAAAATATCAGCG ACATGGACACAAAGGTTAAAGCAATGATCAAACTTATCAATGAAGATGCTGATTCTTTTGCAAGGAGAGCAGAGATGTACTACAAGAAACGTCCAGAGCTAATGAAATTGGTGGAGGAATTCTATCGAGCATACCGTGCACTGGCAGAAAGATATGATCAGGCCACTGGGGCACTTCGCCAGGCTCACAGAACAATTTCTGAAGCATTTCCAAATCAGATGCCGTCAATGTCAGATGAGTCACCCTCTGCTTTCAGCCAAGAGATGGAGCCTCATACTCCAGATATGTCTACTTTCACACGTGCGGCATTTGATTCCGATGATCTTCAGAAGGATGGAGTTGGTGTGTCACCACAACATTTCACCTCCAAGAGGAATGGTACACACCCTGAGGAAACCAGCGCATTTTCAAGTCGAAAAGGTCTAAAGCTGTTCAATGATTTGTCATCGAGTGGTGAAAATGCTCCTCGTGCTGGTTTTGATGGAAAGGTGCGGAAAGGCCTAACTTTTGAAAGCCCAGAAGTTAAAGGGAAAGATGATATCAGCAATGAGATGGCAAATTTGCAACAAGAAGTTGCAAGACTATTAGCCGAGAGCCAGAATCTGAAACAGCAGATGTTGTCAGAATCAGAGCGGGCAAACAAAGCTGAAAATGAGATGCAAATGCTCATGGCAACAGTATTGCAATTAAATGCTGATAAAGACACATCACTTATGCAATATAATCAGTCCTCTGAGCGAATATCTACATTGGAGTCCGAGCTCTCGAAGGCGCAGGCTGACCTCGAGAAGTTAACTGATGAAATGGCTGCAGATGTCCAGAAGCTAATTAATGCTGAAACACTCAATATTGCTATACAGTCTGAGGCTGAGGGTTTGGATCAGAAGATGAAGATGCAGCAACAAGAACTAGAACAAAAACTTAAGGAATTGGAGAGTTTCCGCTTGAGCTTCCAGGAGGAGCATGAAAAGCGCATGCAGGCTGAAAGTGCTTTACTTTCCCAGGGGAAGGAACTTGCTCAATCTCATGAAGAAGTACAGAGGATGGCTATAGAAATAAAGACAGTGAATGAAAAGTTGAATGAGCTCAAGCAGACCAAGGAGGTCCTTGAGGACACTGTTTGTGAGCTGAAGAAGGATGTTGAGCACCTTGCAGAACAAAACCAGTCCTCTGAGGTGCTTATACAGAAACTTGGTGACGAGAAAAATACACTCAAGGATTCAAAGAATGAACTTCAAAGTGAAATACAAAGCCTTAAGAGCATCATTTCACAGCTAAACACTGAGAAGAATGCAGCTGTGCTTCAACACCAGCAGTCTGTGGAGCAGGTTTCGGTACTCGAATCTCAGCTGTCAAAGCTACAGTCAGAGCTAGATGAGGCTGAGCAGAAAATACAGTTGCTGACACAAgatcttgaaaagaagaaagaagaagcggACAATGTCCATTTCAAGCTGCAAGATGAATGCCATAGGCGTATGCAAATTGAAGCAACTCTTCTCATGACAGAGGGTCTGCATTCCCAGTTGCAAGAAGAAATGAGAACGCTGACACAAGATTTTGATGGATCAAAAAAGAAGCTTAGTGAGCTGGAAAATAATAAGTTAGACCTGGAGAGCACACTGAAAGAACTGAAGAACAATATTTTAGGTTTGAACTCGGAGAAGGATGCAGCACTCCTTCAGCAACAGCAGTCTTTAGAGAAAGTATCTGATTTGGAGTTAGAACTCTCAAAGATGCAGTTGGaaatggagaagtccgagcaaaAAATTCTCTTATTGGAGCAAGAAATTACACGGAAGAATGAAAGTGTCGACAGCCTGGAGATAAGTTTGAAAGATGAATGTGAGAAGAGGCTACAAGCCCAAACATCGTTTGTGTCATTGGAGAATATGTATTCCCAGTCACAGGAAGACGTTAGTAGGTTGCAGATAGAGATTGAGAAGCAGAATGGCAAGTTGTATGAGTTGGAGAACTTGTCATCTGAACTTAACAACACCATCCTACTTATAAACACTGAGAAAGATGCTACCCTCCATGAGAACCAGCAGTCCTCAGTGAGAATATCGGATCTTGAATCTGAACTCGTGGCCTTGAAAACTGAACTGGAGAATGTTGAAGGAAAAGTTAAGATGATAGAGCAAGAACTCATATATAAGAAACAAGAAGCGGATAACCTCCAAATTAGCCTACAAGATGAAACTAAAAAACGGCTTGAAGGTGAAGCATCTCTTCTTATGATGACAAATCTTCACTCCGAGTCACAAAATGAAGTGAGAGAGTTGGCACTGGAACTCGAGAAGCTGAATGGTAATTTAAGACAGGTGGAGAACAGTAAGGTTGATCTTGAGAACATTGTAACCAAGCATACGGAGGAAATCCATATCCTTCGTGAACAGAATCTTTCTACTGAGCTTATGATAAAGGACCTTCATCTTGAATTGGACGCATTGAAGGATTTGAATGTGAAACTTCAGGCAGAAATGGGGTTACACATAGGTGAAAAAGAAGCACTTCAGAGAGAATTTACTTCTCAAAGGGAAGAGAAGGAAAATCTAGAGGAGATACACCATACTCTGGTTGATGAGATGGATACCCTAAAAACCACTGCAACAATGAACCAGAAGTTGATTGAGGAGTTGCAAATTACAAACTCAAAACTGAAGGAGGTGTGTGCAAGGAGTGAGGTTGAGAAGGCACTTCTCTCAGAAAAACTCCAAGAGGTGGAGAAGCTATCTGAAGACTATTCACTCCTGGAGAACTCACTTTCAGATGCAAATGCTGAAATGGATGCATTGAGGGAGAAGATAAAAGTACTTGAGGCTTCAGAAAGCTCTCTCAAGGATATAATTTCCTGTCATGTTTCTGAGAAGGCTGTTCTTGTATCAGAGATAGAGATCCTTGGTAAAAGATTATCTGACGCTTCAGAGAAGAATTCTATCTTGGATATCTCATTGTCTGATATGAAAATGGACCTAGAAGATTTGAGAACAAAGCTGAAAGATTCTGAAGAATCCTGTCAGGCTCTCCTTGCAAATAACTCAGCTCTTTCTGGTGAAATGGATGCATTGAGGGAGAAGATAAAAGCACTTGGGGCTTCAGAAAGCTCTCTCAATGATATAATTTCCTGTCATGTTTCTGAGAAGGCTGTTCTTGTATCAGAGATAGAGATCCTTGGTAAAAGATTATCTGATGCTTCAGAGAAGAGTTCTATCTTGGATATCTCATTGTCTGATATGAAAATGGACCTAGAAGATTTGAGAACAAAGCTGAAAGATTCTGAAGAATCCTGTCAGGCTCTCCTTGCAAATAACTCAGCTCTTTCTGGTGAAATGGATGCATTGAGGGAGAAGATAAAAGCACTTGGGGCTTCAGAAAGCTCTCTCAATGATATAATTTCCTGTCATGTTTCTGAGAAGGCTGTTCTTGTATCAGAGATAGAGATCCTTGGTAAAAGATTATCTGATGCTTCAGAGAAGAATTCTATCTTGGATATCTCATTGTCTGATATGAAAATGGACCTAGAAGATTTGAGAACAAAGCTGAAAGATTCTGAAGAATCCTGTCAGGCTCTCCTTGCAAATAACTCAGCTCTTTCTGGTGAAGTGGATGCATTGAGGGAGAATATAAAAGCACTACAGGCCTCAGAAAGCTCTCTGATGGAAGCAATTTCCTGTCATGTTTCTGAAAAGACTGTTCTTGCATCAGAGCTAGAGATCCTTGGTAAAAGTTTATCTGAGGTTTCAGAGAAGAATTCTATCTTGGATGTCTCATTAAGTGATATGAAAACTGAGCTAGATGAATTGAGAACAAACCTGAAAGATTCTGAAGAATCCTGCCAGACTCACCTAACAAATAATTCAGCTCTTTCTGCTGAAAAGAACCACCTGTTCTCTCAG TTGGAGAGCATTACATTGGCCATGAAAGCCCTAGAAGGTATGCATGCCAATCTGGAACTGAAGCACTCCTCTGTATCCAGAGAGAAGGATATTGCATATGATCAAGTAAGGGAACTGCAGGATCAGTTGAGAATTAAGAACGAGGAATTTGAAGTGTCAGCAAAGTCACATCAACTGCAAGCAAACAGCTATGAGAAACAAATTTCTTCTCTGCAAGAGAAAAACCATTATATGGAGGAGGTGCTTCAACAGGAACAGCAGAAAAACATAAGTGCTTCTATTAGTACAGTTATTTTGGAGAACTGTTTGGTCGATGAACAAGACAAGAAGGTCGCTCTTTTCACTGAATGCCAGAAGTATGCCGTGGAAAATCATTCGGTCAATATGTTAGTTTCAGAGTTGATGGATGAAGCTAGAAATCATGGAGAGGAGAGAAAAACATTGCTAACGCACAATGAAAAACTGAGGGAAGGGATTTCAAAGCAAATGAAGGTTCTGAATATCTGCAAAGATCTAGGACCTGCTGATTTAGCTGAGGACGAAGTTCTGTTGCAGACTGTTTCAGATGAAACCATTAACATTCTGAAACTTAAGGATGAAACTGAAGATGTGAATAGGCTCATGGACACCGAGCTCTCAGTTCTCTCAGTAGTTTTGTTGCAAGTAGGGATGGAGCTCAGGGACCTGCACTTACGGAAGTGTGCCCTTGAGAAAGAAGTGGAGAGTGGAGAAGCAGAGTCGCTTTCTTTGCAAAACAAAAACCAACAGATGTTGGAACAGAACGAACAACTAAGGAATGGATTACAGGAAAGCAGTGAAAGGGAGAAGGTGCTGAAAACTGAAGTATTCCTCATACAAGAGAAACTATCTTGTTTGAGAGAGTCCTACCAGACCTCACAAGATGAAATTTCCAACCTGACCGAAAAAAATGAGTCCTTGTGTAAGGAATACCAGTCCTTGAGTGAGAAGTACAATTCCTTGGAAGATGAGAATGATACTGTTCTTGAAGAATGCATGATGCTCGAGAACTTGTGCCTCTTCTTTAGGGGACATAATAATGAGATTGCATCTGCATTGGCTTCTCTTACTGATGAGATGGCTTTGTTGAGTTTGGCTAAGGACGATCTTGATCTCCAAGTTAATGAGCTGAGCAGAAGGTCAGTGGTGCTTGAATCAGAAAATAGTCACTTAAAGGAGTATATCATCTACTTGGTAGAGATTCTCAGAACTCGATTAGTCCTTTCAGAGTTTGATTTGGGCATCAATCAATGTGTCTGCCAGGAGTTGGTTGTTGAACTTGAGAATTGCATGACACAGTTGGTGCAGAAGGATGATGAGCTAATGGAAGCAGAAGAGAAGGTTCAACTCTTGCAAGAAAAGAACCGGGAACTCTGTGGAGTTGCTGGGTCTCTTCAGGTTGCAATCAAAGGTGCTAAAGTGGTGAAAGGAGAACTGGAGAAGAAAATCACAAGACTGATTGAACAGTGTTCTAGCAAGGATGACGAAATTTTACTTCTTCACCAAAACAATGAGGCATTGCAATCAGAGGTTGAGCATTGTGAGAGGGAATTTGTTGTTCTGATGGATGATGCAATTACATCTTCAGTGAATTCTGTGGTCTATGAAGAAAAAGTATTCAAGCTTTTGATGAATGGTAAAGCTACAGAGAATAGAGCAATATCCCTAAAGGAGTTGCTAATGAAGGAGATCTCTTCCCGAGATGCTCACattgaggaggtgcagaaacagTTGTCTGGCATTCAGGAAGAACATGAAGAACTAAAAGCTGAGTTGAACACACATCTAGCTCTCATAGCATCATTGACTGATCATGTCAGTGTGCTGGAAGAAGATGCTCGTTCTCTGTCAAAACCATGTAGTACAGAAGGCAAAGAG GAAACTGCATGGGTACATCATGTGCAAGAGGGCAACGATGGGCtggaatctgattgcttacccaAAGGAACTCCAAAGTTACAAGGGTTGATTGCAAGAATAGAAGCACTTCAAGTGGTTGTATTAAATGCTAAAGATCGTCAAGATCAGGAGTCAGCCGAGTCTGCAGCTAAATTGGCGGCAGCAAGTACACAAATTCAAGAGCTTAAAGCAAGAGGCAGCTCACGCATGGAGGCAAAAGAAATATATTCTGACCATGAGAAACAAGATGTTGAAGTCTCCAAAGGGAAGCAAGCCCAGATCATGAAGGATATTGAGCTGGACCAAATATCTACTTGTCCACCAtatggtgctggtggagctgCCCTCTATCCCCTTGGAACTGGTGCAAATGCTGAACTTGATGACGATATGCTTCAGCTGTGGGAGGCTGCAGAGAGGAGCTGCAAGAACGAAACGGCCAagtcctcatcatctgagcacgACATACAAGCGGTTGAGAATCTGAAGAGTGAGTACCCTTCGTCTGAGCTAGTAAGGGGAAGAGACCTTGGAATCAATAAGCTAGAATTGTCAAAGGGAGCTGTAGAGCCTCATGAGGCGTGGAGCAAGAACGTACTTGAGAGGCTCACTTCTGATGCTCAGAGGCTGTTGAGCATCCAAGCGAGCATTGAGGAGTTGAAGCAGAAAATGGAGGGGACGTCAAAGGGCAAATCCCCAATGAATTCTGAGTACAGCAGTGTGAGCACGCAGCTGCATGAGACACAGGGCTTTGTCTTGGAACAGATCAATTTCAACAACAAATTGACCAGGAAGGCTGAGAACTATCCTGCGTTGTCAGATAATATGAACACCGAGCGAGAAGGGTATTCCAGCAGGAGGAAGATCTCCGAGCAGGTGCAGAAAGGGTCAGAAAATGTGGCAAGGTTGGAACTGGAGGTCCAGAAGATACAGTATGTCTTGCTGAAGCTTGAGGAAGAGCACGAGTACAGAAGGCTCAAGGTCTCTGATAAGCGCACTCGTGTGCTTTTGAGGGACTATCTGTATGGAAGGAAGGACCGTGGTGggcagaagaaaaaaaagaagagggTCCCATTCTGTGGTTGTGTTCGTCCGAAATCAAGAACAGAGCCGTAA